Sequence from the Streptomyces sp. NBC_00358 genome:
CATCCATGTCGAGCTCACCGGTGACGATGTCACCGAGTGCGTGGGCGGCGGCGACGAGATCTTCGTCGACGACCTGCACCAGCGCTACGAGACGGCCTGCGACCCCCGTCTGAACCGCAGCCAGTCCCTTGACCTGGCGTTCCTCGTCGCCGAGATGTACCGCGACCAGTAGTAGATCAACAGGCGCGACGCCTGTTACCGGTACCTGAAGTGGGGCGCGGATCACATACGATCCGCGCCCCGCACCACTTTTGTGGTTCCTGTGTCACGGGTAAGGTTAGGTTTGCCTCACCGATCATCGGGACGGCACGACCCCACGATTCCGGCGGGAGGTGAACCGCGTGTACGTCTGCAGTTGCTTCGGGATCACCGAACAGCAGGTGAAGAAGCACGCGGAGAACGGCGCCTGTACTCCTCGGCAGATAGCCTCGGCCTCCAAGGCGGGCACGGACTGCGGTTCGTGCGTACGCCGGATCCAGGCACTGCTGGGCAGGGGCTCCTGTCCGCGCCGCGAGCTGGCCGACCAGGGCATGCCGGTGCTCTCCGACGTCCTCGGGACCGTCGAGGCGGACCGCCGCGAGACCGTCGAGTACGGGACCGCCGGGCGCGAGGCCGCCTAGCTCTCCGGCTGCTCGACGAGCTGCGCGATGTAGAGCGCCTCGCCGAGCTTCTCGACCAGTTCGAGCTGGGTGTCCAGATAGTCGATGTGGTGTTCCTCGTCCTCGAGGATCGACTCGAAGATGTTCGCGGACGTGATGTCGCCCTTCGTGCGCATCACCTCGATGCCGCGCTTGAGGCGGTCGATCGCCTCGACCTCCACCTGCCGGTCGGCCTGGAACATCTCGGTGACGGTCTGCCCCACCCGGACATGGAAGAGCCGCTGGTAGTTGGGCAGCCCGTCCAGGAAGAGGATCCGGTCGGTCAGCACCTCCGCGTGCTTCATCTCGTCGAACGACTCGTGCCGGGTGTACTTCGCGAGCTTCGTCCAGCCGAAGTTCTCCTGCATCTTCGCGTGCAGGAAGTACTGGTTGATCGCGGTGAGCTCACCGGTCAGCTGCTCGTTGAGGAATTCGATGACCTCGGGGTCGCCCTGCATCGCAGAGGCTCCTTCCAAGCGGGGGACTGGGCAGATTGCGCCGCATCTTCGCACCGGCGCCGGAGAGCGTCCAGTAAGTGCATGCTTACTACGAGTTGCCCGATTCCGGACCGTGCTGGTCATGGGCACTGTTCCGGGTCTGTCAGGATGGAGTCATGGGTCAGCCGGTGGAGCGCGAATCTGGAGAAACGGCACAGTCGGAGCTTCCGCCGGGACAGCGACTTCAGCGCGGCTGGCCCGTCACGCACTACGGACCCGTCCCCAAGTTCCGCGCCGAGCGCTGGGAATTCAGGGTGTTCGGCGCCACCGCCGACGGTGAGAAGCGCTGCTGGACCCACGACGAGTTCACCGCCCTCCCGTACGACTCCGTGGTCGCCGATCTGCACTGCGTCACGAAGTTCAGCATGCTCGGGGCCGAATGGGGTGG
This genomic interval carries:
- the bfr gene encoding bacterioferritin; this encodes MQGDPEVIEFLNEQLTGELTAINQYFLHAKMQENFGWTKLAKYTRHESFDEMKHAEVLTDRILFLDGLPNYQRLFHVRVGQTVTEMFQADRQVEVEAIDRLKRGIEVMRTKGDITSANIFESILEDEEHHIDYLDTQLELVEKLGEALYIAQLVEQPES
- a CDS encoding (2Fe-2S)-binding protein, whose amino-acid sequence is MNRVYVCSCFGITEQQVKKHAENGACTPRQIASASKAGTDCGSCVRRIQALLGRGSCPRRELADQGMPVLSDVLGTVEADRRETVEYGTAGREAA